In Acidobacteriota bacterium, the genomic stretch CCCCGCACCCGCTGAAATCAAGGCGTACTACGACGCCCACAAGACCAGCTTCGTCACCCCCGACGAAGTCCGCCTCAGCGAAATTCTGGTCAAGACCGACGGCAAAACTCCCGAGGAGCAGAAACGGCTGCAGTCGCTCGCCGACCAAATCCAGCAGCGCGCCGGGCGCGGCGAAGATTTCAGCAAGCTGGCCCAGCGTTACTCAAACGCTCCATCCGCCTCCGCCGGCGGCGACATCGGCTTCGAGCAGCGCAACCAACTGCAGGACAGCCTGGCCAAAGTTCTGTTCGCCTTGCCCATGAACGGCGTCACTCCGGTCGAGAAAACCAGCAGCGGCTACCTCATCCTGCAGGTCACCGACCGCCACAGCGCCGGCCAGGAAACCCTGCAGGAGGCTTCCGCGAAGATTTCGCAATTCCTCTATCAGCGCAAGCTCCAGCCTGAGTTGAAGTCCTACATGCAGAAGCTGCGCCAGGACGCCTACATCACCGTTGCCCCCGGCTACGTCGACCTGGGCGCCTCCGCCGACAACGCCGGCCCCGACCTCACCAAGTTCTACCGCGTGCTGCCCAGCGATCTGCCCAAGCCCACCGATAAGGACAAGAGCAAGAACGGCGGCTTCAACATGGGCGGCGGTGGAATCTAGTGTCCTGAGTCAGAAATGCATCGAAACCATCAGACCTGTGGCATGCGACTTTTCCCCAAGAAAAGTCGCACGTACCGTCCCGAAGATTCACAGCTTTCCTCTGACTCAGGACACTAGCATGCCCGAGCCGGTCAAGACAGAATTCATCGCCGACCTCAAGCCCGACACCACCGTCACCAGCGTTTTTCTGGTCCTGGCCAAGGAGGTCAAGCGCAAAAAAGACGATGAGCCTTATCTTGACCTCACTTTGGGCGACCGCACCGGCCAGGTCAAGGCCGTGATGTGGGACGGCGTCGCCGCCCTCCAGTCCTCCTTCGAGCGCGACGATTTCATCAAGATCCGCGCCCAGGTGAACGTCTACCGTGACAAGCTGCAGTTGAAGCTCGAACGCCTGCGCAAGCTCGAAGAAGCCGAAGTCAATCTCGCCGATTTTCTCCCCACCACCAAGGCCGATGTTGCCGCCATGTGGATCGAACTCGAGCAGCGCATCGCCCGCATCGGCAACCCCCATCTGCGCGCCTTGCTCGAGGCGATTTTCGGCGACCCCGATATCGCTGCCCGCTTTCGCCGCGCCCCCGCCGCCAAAGCCCTGCACCATGCCTTTCTTGGCGGTCTGCTCGAACACGTAACCTCGCTCTGCCGTCTCGCCGAAGCCGTCATGCGCAATTATCCCTGGGTCAACGCCGACTTGGTGATCACCGGCGTACTCCTCCACGATCTCGGCAAAATCGACGAGCTCAACTACGAGCGCAGCTTCAGCTACTCCACTCCCGGCCAACTCCTCGGCCACATGATCCTGGTGCTGCGCATCCTGCACGACAGGCTGCGCGCGCTGCCCGATTTCCCTCCCTCGCTCGCCGCCTTGGTCGAACACCTCATCATCAGCCATCACGGCAAGTACGAGTTCGGCTCGCCCAAGCTGCCCATGTTCCCCGAAGCGCTGTTGCTGCACCAACTGGACGACATGGACTCCAAGATGCAAGCCATGAAGTCCCAGCTCGAGGATGAGCCCAACCCCTCCGGCGGCGAATGGACCGGCTACAACCGCTCGCTCGATCGCACCCTCCTCCGCCTTAGCGAATACTGGAACCCTGATGAGCGCAGCGCCGGGTTGGGGCCACGGGGCCCCCAACCCGGCGCGAGCATAAGCGGGACGCGCGGTGAAGCCGCGCTGGGGCCCGCGCCAAAAAACGATGCCACCAAGAGCGCGACGCACGGGTAACGAGCTCCCACAGTTGGAGCTCGAATGCCTCGCCGCCCTCTGGACGATGGCCGAGGCTCCGGTCGCCGCCGTGCATCAGCATTTAGCCGATCAGGGCCGCCCGCTAGCTTACACCACCGTCCTCACTGTCCTCGACCGCCTGCGCCGCAAACAAGTCGTCACCCGCGAGCGTCACGGCCGCGCCTTCATTTACCGTCCGCTGGTCAGCCGCGAGCAAATGCGCGCCCGCGCCCTCGAGCGCTTGGTCCGCAACTACTTCGCCTCCCGCGCCGAGCTCGAAGCCTGGCTGCGCGACGGCCACACTCCGCCGTCGCCTCCGCAAGCCCAGCCAGCGGAAGCGCCGGCAGAATTAACCGAGCCGCTCTTTATCGACTAAGCTGCCACCGACGATGCCACTGCCGGCTTGCTCGTGCCCGTTCCCGCCAGCGCCGCCGCGGCAATGCCCGCCACCACGAAGCTGACCAGATCCACGATGATGAACTCCACCGTCGGCACGATGCGGATCGGCAGCGTCGCCATGGCCGCCAGATTAAACGTCACGCTCGCCAGCAGCGTCAGCCACAACCCAAAGCGAATGCCTTCGCCAATCCCGCTGCCGCGATACCCCTGCAAAAACACATAGGTGTACGCCAGTCCCCCAACAATGGCGATCACCACAAACAGAATGTACGCCTCCGTATTCGGCGTCGCGCGCCAGGGCATCAGCTCACTGGTGGCGAGCGTGCCCCGCATCAGCCAGTGCCCCGCGCCTTCCAGTACAAATAAGATCACTGCCGTGACGATCCAGATTTTCCCAAACGGTATTCCTTTCATGCAAATTCCCCCCGTGGCCCGGTAGGGCCGGAACAACGGATGTAGTTTGCGCCCACCACAAGGTAACTTGCAACTCCGCCCCCTGGTAAACCATCATGGACGGGGATCCAATGCACAGTGCCCCTGCCATCGCCGAAAGGCGACGAAGACTCTACGGCCAGCACCTCGGCTCCTTTGCGCCCGGCCTGATCGCCGCCGCCGTCTCGGGCGCCGCGCTGGCGGCCATTTTCCCTACGATCGGCTGGGATTGGATGGCCTGGTTCGCCCTCGTCCCGCTCTGGATCGTCGTCGCCCGCGCCGAAAGCCTCTGGCGCGCGCTCTGGCCCGGCTACGTCGCTGGCGTCTTCTTTTTCGCCATAAGCTGTCCCTGGATCGCCACCACGGTCCATCGCTACGGCGACCTCAGTCCCTTCATGGCCGGCATCGTCTTTGTCTGCTTCCTGCTGCTCATGGGCAGCTACCTGGCGCTCTTCGCCCTCGTCGGCTATGCCGTCACCCGCGGCATCGGCCATCGCCTCTGGCCCCTGCCTTTCGTCTGGGTCGCCGTCGAGTTGTTCCGCACCTACACGCCCATGGGCGGTTTCCCCTGGAATCTGCTGGGCGATTCGCAATACGCCCACACCGGCTTCATGATGTCGGCCACCATTGCAGGCGTCTACGGCGCCAGCTTCATCATCGCCCTCGCGAACACGCTCGTGGCCGCGCTCTGCCTCCGTTTCTGGGATGGCCGCAGTCTCACCGCGCAAGCCGCCGGCTGGAACTGGCCCACCCGCGGCGACGCCGCCCTCGGCATCGCTCTGGCGATTGTGCTCGGCTTCGCCACCCTCCCCTACCACCCCGAAGTCAGCCCCTTGCGCCCCTTGCACGCCCGCTTAGTCCAGCCCAACACCGCCCTCAACGCAAGCTGGACGAGCGCCTCGCTCCAACAGTTCCTCAACCGGCAACTCGCCCTTTCTGACCCAGCCAAATCCCCGCCCGTGGACCTGATTCTCTGGCCCGAGCAACCCGCCCCGCTCTCCTACGCCGCCGAGCCGCAATTCCAGGCGACCGCGGCTGAGCTGCTCTCCCGCACCCACGCAACCTTCCTCTTCGACGAAGTCACCTACGCCACCGGACCCAGGGGTGCCCCCGATCCCAACCAGCCCCACAACTCCGCCTTGCTCATCCGCCCCAATGGCACCACCGGCGAACGCTACGACAAAATTCACCTCGTCCCCTTCGGCGAATACGTTCCGCTGCCCGGCTGGCTGCAACGCTTTCTCGGCGCCAGCAAGCTGGTGCAGGACGTCGGCAACTTCGTGCCCGGCCACGATCTGACGTTGTTCCACCTCGGCGGCCACCGCTTCGCCTCGCTGATCTGCTACGAATCGATCTTCCCGCAGCTTGCCCGCAAGGAAACCCTCAGAGGCACCGAATGGCTGGTGAACTTATCCGATGACAGTTGGTACGGCCATTCCTCCGCCCAGGCCCAAGGCCTGATGATGGCCCGCACCCGCGCCATCGAAAACCACCGCTGGCTCCTGCGCGACACCGACAATGGCCTGACCGCGGTCATCGGTCCCTACGG encodes the following:
- a CDS encoding HD domain-containing protein; translation: MPEPVKTEFIADLKPDTTVTSVFLVLAKEVKRKKDDEPYLDLTLGDRTGQVKAVMWDGVAALQSSFERDDFIKIRAQVNVYRDKLQLKLERLRKLEEAEVNLADFLPTTKADVAAMWIELEQRIARIGNPHLRALLEAIFGDPDIAARFRRAPAAKALHHAFLGGLLEHVTSLCRLAEAVMRNYPWVNADLVITGVLLHDLGKIDELNYERSFSYSTPGQLLGHMILVLRILHDRLRALPDFPPSLAALVEHLIISHHGKYEFGSPKLPMFPEALLLHQLDDMDSKMQAMKSQLEDEPNPSGGEWTGYNRSLDRTLLRLSEYWNPDERSAGLGPRGPQPGASISGTRGEAALGPAPKNDATKSATHG
- a CDS encoding BlaI/MecI/CopY family transcriptional regulator — translated: MPPRARRTGNELPQLELECLAALWTMAEAPVAAVHQHLADQGRPLAYTTVLTVLDRLRRKQVVTRERHGRAFIYRPLVSREQMRARALERLVRNYFASRAELEAWLRDGHTPPSPPQAQPAEAPAELTEPLFID
- the lnt gene encoding apolipoprotein N-acyltransferase, yielding MDGDPMHSAPAIAERRRRLYGQHLGSFAPGLIAAAVSGAALAAIFPTIGWDWMAWFALVPLWIVVARAESLWRALWPGYVAGVFFFAISCPWIATTVHRYGDLSPFMAGIVFVCFLLLMGSYLALFALVGYAVTRGIGHRLWPLPFVWVAVELFRTYTPMGGFPWNLLGDSQYAHTGFMMSATIAGVYGASFIIALANTLVAALCLRFWDGRSLTAQAAGWNWPTRGDAALGIALAIVLGFATLPYHPEVSPLRPLHARLVQPNTALNASWTSASLQQFLNRQLALSDPAKSPPVDLILWPEQPAPLSYAAEPQFQATAAELLSRTHATFLFDEVTYATGPRGAPDPNQPHNSALLIRPNGTTGERYDKIHLVPFGEYVPLPGWLQRFLGASKLVQDVGNFVPGHDLTLFHLGGHRFASLICYESIFPQLARKETLRGTEWLVNLSDDSWYGHSSAQAQGLMMARTRAIENHRWLLRDTDNGLTAVIGPYGRVMADLPPNQSASLVAGFQPLTTLTFYTRHGDWLAYACCLIVLLLAAAALLRRFIVHGF